The sequence gtgtgttaatgagagagcatatatatatagtttgaaactaggtagaataataaggtaagaatcaaagtcagacagtaattatggaactaggtatcaattagtataaaattagtagaagtactcccttaattaagggagttaaTTTCAAACGGTAAAGACAGATAAGGAAAGAGATCACATAAGACATGGAATATAACACATAAGGAAATAATTTCAGCATAGTGCAAGTATAGAACATGAAATTAAGTCCAGGTACATAATATTCCAATTAATGAAATAATATAAGAGTCAGTTGACAGCATAATCGAccataaaataaggcaagaaaaatgACTGAGAGGTTGAAAATCAGTATAGAATATGCTGTCAAGGATGAAAATTAGTATAGAAGGATATTAATCATAGGGAATTAATTTATTGTACATCTATAAATTTATAAAGTCCattcattgtttacttatttatcctcctttctatatatatatttttgaaaaaaaagtggTAAAAATTATCACTCATGGACATGCCCTCTCGATCTATGCAAGATAATGTACTATTTTTTCATGGATTCCAATTGACCAACACCTaacatttattaattattttatgaaaataaaggactcctaaacctaaaagaaattaaaagcGAGAAAATTTTAATGTAATTTtcatgtattattttttttacaaatatgtttatattatatagttcaaataagaaagaatttaatccacaaaatttagttgattttaagtccaaaatattaaaatattattagatgtctattcctaaatattagaaaaataattaaaagactaTTTTATTCGGTGTGGAATCAATATTACAAGAGACAATCTAATTTATAATTTGTTTAAGACAAACAATTTGGCTGGCATTTATCAATTATACAACATaggaaaaaataatattatttaataaGGCTTAGATCGAATGTCTAACTAATTTTCTGTTATGAACCGTATTTGTCCAAATAACCtatatgtaatttataaataaatccaaaatatgaaataaaaattaTATGAAAATTAACATAAGTTTGTGAGATATCAAATATAAAATAAGCCAAGCTAAATCAAAAATATGACACAAAGaattatataaaaatttaaaaaaacctTGCAAGACAAAGAACACATAAATTTAATTACCTTATGTTCCAGACCAAAACCATTATCGAAAAGAAAGCTTCCAGATGTTGGCTTACAACACACTAATCTTGTAACAGATGCCTACAAACACTATATACAAATTTAAGACAGTCTATAATACAAATTGCTTTTGTATTATATTCAAAGTTCCAATAAAATACGTGAATACAAAATTCAACTACTAATATAATGTTTACAAATTCGTAAATGCAAAATTCAACTACTAATATAAATAAGTGCATGCAAAATTCAACTACTAATACAAAGTTTACAAGTTGAATATAAAATTCAACTATTAATATAAATACGTAATACAAAGCTTCTTGCTCTAAGAAAGAGAAAGCAAAACCATTAGTTTTGTGTTGTTCGAACAAGAAAGCAAAACCATTAATTTTGTGCTGCTCGAACAAGAATTGTTTTAAGGATGAAACCTAAAAGGATACTAAATATAGTTGGAGTTGAACAAAAATCTTTTCTAGTGTGTAATGGATTTGAACGAAAAGTTTTCCTATTATGTGGTGTACGATATTTTTTAGATTGTTAATATTAGGAAAATCATTAATTACAGAAATAATTTATGGAAATAATTAGATGACTATTCCTTAATAGTAGAgaattaattaaatgactatttttaaatattaaaaaaataatcaaatatcTATTTTGTCCAGTATAAACTTTATTTTTGAagagtaaaaaagacgaacgacatttcgctaagggccttcgtgtttttaatataatatagatataaatatagatagatatagattgaCAACAACATTTAATCAACTTTAGAAAGTTTTTCCCGTTTTGAGGTTGCTCTTTAACAACCCCACaaacacaaatattcacaagaaTACACAAATGTTCACAAGAATTTTTCTGTTCCCTGCATCTATTTCCTCTCACAAGCAAATGACCGAAGTAACCATTTTTTTAAGTTTCCCGCCCTGTCCCATCCTTTTCCCTGGTTACCGAACACGTAGAGAATGCTTATGAAAGACATTAGCAAAACATATATCGAAGGACATATTGATCATTTAGAGGAACCACAAAAGTTTACAGAATTTGCTAATTGATAACAACAGGTTGCCTCAAATTGCCATAAAATCCTAATCCGAGCGTGGACCATACAATAGCTCTGCCTTGGGAGATGCTCTGGGGTGATGCGCCAATTTTATTACAATATTCCTTTCTTCCTTGGTACCAGAGGCTTTTGCCTGCTTAATGCTCATACTTATCAAAGACGGACAACGAGTAAACAATAGCTTTACGAATAACAGTTCAGTTTTTGAACCCTTAAAAAAATGTATGACCACATATTTGAGCTTGTTGAGTGGTTGGTCCAAGCAACCTGGTGTGTCTAGATATTCCGAAACTGCTTCAACAGTGTCACTGGTAGCATTGACCTAATGGTACAAGGATATACAAGGTCATTTCAAATTCTCATATTTTAATATGTAAAGTGCAAAAACGAATTAGATCATGCATATATCGACTAAATAGAATATGACCACATATATTTGCCATTTCTTACCCAAATCTCAAGTTTGCTCAAATTGGGGGAGCTCTTAATCAACTCGAGAGAGTATGAAATCTGACCCATTTGGCTGAAGTTTACACCTAGCTTTAGATGCCACAAGCAGTTGAGTGTAAAAGGAAGCCCTTGTGGAACTGTACCTGCACTCAAAAGCTTTGAAGCAAATACAAAAACAAGAATCCAATGAATAGGGACTATCCCTATAAGATATCCAAGTCAAACAACACCTCAGACTCTTACCTCAAGGAAAGATGAACTCAAAATAAGCACCTCAAGTATAGGCAAGCTAAGAAGAAGCTTTTCCAATTTTGATCTGTCAGCGGATATTGGATTACTAGTCACAAGGTATAAAGCTGTCAAAATTTTGCAGTTCATAAAGCAACTTAGTTCAATATCGTAGTAACTCTGACGAACAACCAAGGAATTCAATAGCGATGAAACAATGTTCAAGTATTTAGTACCATTATAGTACATCAAGGTCAACTTGACAAGAAGTGGTGCGTTGATAACACAAAACTCAATAGTTGGCACAAAGGTTATTTTTTCTAGACGAAGTGTTACAAGATTCGGAAAGCCAAGAAAATACGTTGGCGGTTTGAAGACACAGTTTAAGAGTTCCAGTTGTGTCAGTGTTGGacaattaaatatataaaaaggcAGATTATAAGTAGTATTATTTGACATGTTAAGGGTTAGCTCCTTGACACCGTTTCTAGTAACATAAATCATCCATCTATCAATATCTGGATAAAACTATTGCTGAAAAAGCAAGGACAAACTTCACTATGTCTCCGGAATGCTGTAACAGAATCTTATCTACCGTGTCTTTGAAGACATATTGAGATCTTGCAACTAATTTGTAGCAAAAGAGCTTATTCAACACCAAATTTGGAAGTATGACCCAGATATATCTCTAATTTTTTGATAGAATACTAGTCCTCGCCACATCTTCTACTGGCAGGAGTTCAAGAATACCATCTATAACATTTTTTGGTAGAGCGCTGATTCTATCTTCTCTATCCTTTTCAACATCAACTCTTTCACTATCTGTTAGAAGAAGTTGAATTAGTCTCGCGCTTAAAACTTATAATccaaaaagaagaggaaaacaataaaagaaaaaaggcagAGTAGTATACCTTGAATCATGTTGAGTCTGTAACGTTAATTAGAGTCTTAAAATACCGAGCAAAATGTGCCTTTTATAGTAAAGCAGATAGAACTAAGAGGTCTTTATTCAAAGCGTCTCTTCATTTATCCATCAAGAGTCACCATACACATAAGTCACCACTTCTTGGATtaattaaatacaacaacaacctagtaaaattccactagggtctggggagggtagtgtgtacgcagaccttacccctaccctgaaggggtagagaggctgtttctgaaagacccTCGCTCAAGAGAATCAGTATATTCAAATGTACATATTTAATTGGAACCTAAAAACATTCAGTAACCCTAATTGAGAATCTTGGATATATTTAAGTAATTAAATGACTTTGATCAATGATCTATCTAGCCTAATTAACATTGACAGCCTAATTAATTCATCATAGTAATCTAAAATCATTTATCCAAGTACATGGTGGAataaggctgtattgtggtccgggcccAGCCCGGGAccgtgggccaaacgggccggttCAAACGGGCCCGGTCTCTAGTGGTGCAAAAGCCCACAGTGGGTCGGTCCTTAACAAAAAGCCCACGAGCCCAGGaccatttagcccgggaccgaCAGGCGAGCCTGGGCTGGTTCAACCGGGCCCAacaactatttttaaatttttttttttaaaaaagggccAACAGTCagaattttaatatatatatatatatatatatatatatatatatatatatatatatatatatatatatatatatctaatacatataagctatatataaggcactatatatatatatatctaatacatataaccCTAATCATAGAAGtttctttataccatctaaatttactaagggtcttacatctaaaCCCATTAAGTAAGGTTCTGATGGTCTCATgatttgaggtaaatctaccattgaaatgctctaaaattgtaaggataagggtatacactgcatcttctctaccctTAACTAGAGCCATACCTATATTATCAACACCTTCGTCTACGGCTGTAGCATTAATAACGAAAGCCTTTTCTTCAACAgataaataattatcccaccagccacgaagttggccaatAAAGCCTGCAATAAttattttgcaaatagttctatccgtatttttaacacttttacagatagtcgaatacataagcattctatgtacgagaatggttaattgtctatcagttaaaccatcaaggttccattcataaatttcggaaccactataagacgtattagtctgattccaatcgcgttcctcaatcaacacatcttgaggagtaggacggggataataataagtttgcatCCTTCTCTTCAAGCTTAtcaatcttaagctgtctagaaagctttagctcattacacaagtttaatccttcttgtgtacacactcctataagtttaccataggtataattaccATACTGAATTTTACCGTAACTACCCCTTAATACTTTCCTTaccctttcagcaaataaggaagggaggccgtgtataaacttagctttccaatgctcATATTTATTCTTGGGTAGTTCCATAATCCTACTCATAAAAGTATATCGGAAGAGCGTGATACTAGTCGCGCGGACTACCGCCACCTTCAAAGGTACTGAaacagctagatctggatggccgtgcggactaccgctCGCCTACCCTAATCCTGGTgtagatggtatcagagcctaggaattttcatggtaaatatgtgatagatatgaaatattcaacatagatatgaagcttttggaatggatctgggagaaacaagtactaaaagtactagacttgacgaggtagatatacctcaaaaccttgatttattaaataaatggacaattcctaaagtttctataaaaaccatttatgattatagttggtttgataaactttcttctaaacaattgataaaaacgactgaacagtctttggcattaaattcgtctgaacagactattcgtttgttaaacaaacacgatatagatttatataaacatcattatcattatctgcatattggtatggttcaaattgcgttTAAATCGTTAACCCTTAAAGGATTACCAGAGACCTTtttagcagctcttagagatgctagaaatctgaacttcagacagtctctgatgggttcgattgaatctactgtggcctatggtccagtatattttaatactcaacccaatttgcaactatctctttctgatgttaatattcttgatgccttgactttaaatgtgaaaacgcatggttataattatgcgtctggttctgaacttatatgtctgtcttataggatttattttaaattattatctaCTTTGAATCCTAGATGTAAGTTATATGATACATCAGATCAGACCATACTAATAGAAACCAATTTTGCAAGGTccaaggtcaccactaggagacctattaggtgggaagaaattaatttcccaactacttggactttaaattcggttatatccccaagtcagattactaacgacttgtcGAATACCGAATTTTTGCAtgttactcaaaatccggatggtaggatttgtattcaatttaatgataagtctactatttataatagacattcgttttctaatcatagacttctacctgctattcaacatatttctcATGTTGAACCAGTCTACGGTCCAGCTCGCAATCGTGCAGCCTCTTTACACACTATTACTAGTAAAGTTAGTAATAAGCCCGTCGAAAGGGTTGAAAGGGTTAAagttaaccctcaaacaaatattgttcaggacaatgacaatatttcagataaggatattccttctgtatccgagatggatttcgaccccaatagtacttaatgattccacaccaaattgattttagccccggttctcgggcacgaaaatatattcaaaaggaatttttaGTGATAAATGGAGCCAGTTTAAAACGTGGTTTTTTGATGCTTATAGCAAAGATGATTTGAATagtatttctcaagaattttatgaaacttgtgctttgcataatcaaattatgtattttgttccttggtttataacaacttatttgcCTCTTTTTATAAAGGTactagaaagatcttataaagatgggagtggtaatattactaaagccatttatcctcctcaggccccctttattttacctaataatactggtattaaattcactgcctttcaaaaatttattgatgataacgtTGCAGCTATTAGTATCgtagaaattaataaattgatttctcaaaacaattatttgggtttatatgtaaagatttttaggagaacatatcggttttcttgataaaaaacttgatgatttgactattttaataaaagaaatgagtactaagaaaggaccaactgatattgcctccacttcaggtagtaaaacagttgatcaagctattcttactcatattcaaagacctcctgagattcaggattttaaatttaaatctcttgatgacttagcaCAACTCCTcgataaaaagctttctggtttgAATGTTAGACCAATTGATTTATCTAAAAAAACTTCTGATAGAATTGAGaccgtttctgattataaaactgagacatggtcagagtttaataaactcaaaggtatAGTTAAACCCAATAGTAGGTATGCTGACAAACCAAGGAAGCAAACTTATTATTATCCCcatcctactcctcaagatgtgttgattgaggaacgcgattggaatcagactaatacatCTTATAGCGGTTctgaaatttatgaatggaatcttgatggtttaactgatagacaattaaccattctcgtacATAGATTGCTTATGTATTCGACTATCTGCAAAAGTATTAAAAATAcggatagaactatttgcaaaatgattattgcaggctttactggccaacttcgtggctggtgggataattatttatcTGTTGAAAAAAGGCTTTCGTTATTAATGCTATAGCCGTAGACGAAGGTGTTGATAATATAGGTATGGCTCTAGTTAagggtagagaagatgcagtgtatacccttatccttacaattttagagcatttcaatggtagatttacctcaaatcATGAGACCATCAGAACCTTACTTAATGggcttagatgtaagacccttagtgaatttagatggtataaagatacttttatgagtagggttatggaactacccgagaataaatatgagcattggaaagctaagtttatagacggcctcccttccttatttgctgaaagggtAAGGAAAGTATTAAAGGGTAGTTACGGTGAAATTCAGTATggtaattatacctatggtaaacttATAGGAGTGTGTACACAAGAAGtattaaacttgtgtaatgagctaaagctttctagacagcttaagattgataagcttaaagagaaatcccaattaggtgacttttgtacccagttcggtttacccggaacctctactcaaagtaggaagaagaagaaaaacagatatCATAGGTATCCTAACCCGGATAGaccgtataagaaaaagaggtctagatataggtCTAAGGAAGAGCGTGCTACTAGAAAAGCGCATCAGAAATCAACTGAGAAATCAATAAATTAATTTCTGTGATACTAATAGCTGCAacgttatcatcaataaatttttgaaaggaaGTGAAtgtaataccagtattattaggtaaaataaaaggggcctgaggaggataaatggtatatatatctaatacatataaactatatatacatatagtataTAGAGGAAcgcgattggaatcagactaatacgtcttacaacggttccgaaatttatgaatggaatcttgatggctTAACTGATAGACAGTTAACCATTcttgtacatagaatgcttatgtactcaactatctgtaaaagtgttaagaacacagatagaactatttgcaaaataattattgcaggctttactggccaacttcgtggctggtgggataactATTTATCCGTTGAAGAAAAGGCAACGGTTATTAATGCTACCGCCGTTGATGAAGGAGTTGATAATATAGGCATGGTTCTAGTTAAAGGTAGAGAAGATGTTGTTTATACCCTTATCCTTACAATTCTAGAACATTttaatggtagatttaccaatcaGCATGAGACCGTCCGTACTTTACTAAATGGGCTTAGATGTaggacccttagtgaatttagatggtacaaagatacttttatgagtagggtTATGGAGCTACCCGAAAACAAGTatgaacattggaaagctaagtttatagacAGCCTTCCCTCCTTATTCGCTGAAAGAGTAAGAAAAGCGTTAAGAGGTAGTTACGGTGAAACTTCGTATAgaaattatacctatggtaaacttATAAGAGTGtgtacacaagaaggattaaacttgtgtaatgagctgaagctttctagacagcttaagattgataagcttaaagagaaatcccaattaggtgacttctatacccagttcggtttaccaggaacctctactcaaagtaagaagaataagaaaaacaGATATCATAGGTATCCTAACCCTGATAGtccgtataagaaaaagaggtctagatatagatctaaggaagagcgtgatactagaaaagcaCATCACAAATCTACTCGATTTACGAAAAATAAATCAAAGAgagatctcgctgatattaagtgttataagtgtggaaaatTTGGGCATATCGctccaaattgcaagcttcaaaagctaaaGGCCATAGAACTAGACGATGGGTTACGTGACAAAGTTTATAACTTGTTATACACTTCCGGATCAGATTCTGATTATACTTGTTCTGAGACTGAGTCCGAAGTTGAGATTGATCTGATAGATTTATCTGAAAGTAATAAAGATTTGGATAATACTTGCACCGCTTGTAAAGGTGATATTTGCACTTGCGATGATGATGAGTTTTATAAATTGCACTCACAATTTCAAGATTtgaatataaaaactattacatctgacaatgtaatagaacttttaaaggaaattactgatgaaaaaattcataaaaaaattataaatttggcTGAAAGTTCTAGTTCTAGTGGTACAAAGCCTTTGAAAGACCAAAAAATGAATTTGAATATTTTGCGCCATATTCTTTGTCTGAAGTTAATAAACGTCTTCATAAGACAAATATGCCAAGCAGAGATACTTCGTTTAATGATTTGAAaatcgaaattgaaaatttgaaaagagatattaagtctcttaaacaaaatcaaatgatttgtgatcaccggattactcaaattgagaaaaataattctctaactGATTTTCCAACTGATTTTTCAGCTAAAGGAATTTCCAAATTTTCAAATGAGAAGGGAAAAGATATTTCTGATAAGAATGATCCGATTAATGAAAATTCTGATATGTTTTAGGAATGATGCAGGTTGTTACGGCTCATAAGTGGTACATTAAATGtactatcttgattgataatagTTTCTCTCTAACTGATGTAgcaatgattgatagtggagcagatgtaaGTTGTATTCAAGGGGGTCTTGttcctactaaatattttcaaaagaacaCTCTTTTGGTAAAATCTGCTTCTgttcatgctttagatatagagtataaattaccaaatactcgtatttgccaaaatagagtttgtatttatcatttcttctttttggtaaaaaaccagttataccctccaattatacaTGGAACCctcttttattaatgctatttacccttttaataacatagatgcacagggtttttctgctacttatcaagataaagagataagttattcttttgttacagatcccgtaactagagatattaatgccttgattaatatgaaacaaaggcatgttgattcattacaattagaaatattgagcatgaatatattcgatactttacaATCTTCTAAGGTTtagcaaaagattaaattgattacTGAACAGATGGTTGttgatgtttgcgccgatcaccctagtgccttttggaaccgaaaaaggcatattgtaactcttccttaCGAAGAAAACTTCTCCGAGGATGATATCCccactaaatctcgaccttgccagatgaacGCTGAATTGGTCGAATTCTGCAAAAATGAAATTGataatttgttacaaaagggtttgataaaaccctcaaaatctccttggtcatgttctgccttttatgttaataatgctgcGGAAAAGGAACATGATATTCCtagattagttataaattataaacctttgaataaatatctgaaatggattagatatcctatccccaataaatctgctatctagattatatgacgccaatatatttttaaaattcgatttaaaatctcgatattggcaaattcaaatttttaaggagcatacttatagaactgcttttaatgttccatttggtcaatatgaatggaatgtcatgccttttggtttaaaaaatgccccttctgaatttcagaaaattataaatgatatttttaacccttatctagattttatcatcgtttatattgatgacatattagtattttctaaaacattagagatgcatattaagcatcttgatattttcaagaaaattgtaATACAAAATGGTTTAGTTATTTCTAAACCAAAAATGACTCTATTCCAAACCAATGTTCGATTTTTAGGCCATAATATTTGCCAAGGAAAAATTACCCCGatacaaagatcgattgattttgctTCAAActttcctgatgttattactgacaggactcaataacaaagatttttgggaagtttgaattatatattttctttctaaaaaaGTTTATCTCGTGATCTAGCCCCTCTCTACGACAGGCTGAAAAAGGATCATAGGCAGCCTTGGACTGACCAGCATACTAcgttagtcaaaagtattaaacaGCGTGTTAGGTCTCTACCTTGcttaactcttgctaatcctacatggcaaaaaATTATTGAGACAGATGCGTCCAACGTTGGCTACGGTGGGATTTTAAAGCAAGTGAATcccaacaataagagtgaatacctgataaaatttcactctggtaaatggaccgaagcccagaagaaatatgctactgtggctcatgaaatgttaactattgttaaatgtgttttaaaatttcaagacgatttatataatcaaaagtttttaataaaaactgatgctcaactattaaatatatgtttgacaaagatttcaaACATGATGCGTCTAAATTAATATTTGTTAGATGGCAAGCTCAACTGgcgccttttgattttgaaatttaatacaaaaaaggaattgataattacCTTCCGGATTTTTTATCCCGGGAATACTTAGACTAATTATGAATTTCTATACGACTTTTCTCGATGAAGAATTATTAATTACTATCCTTAAAGTGGCTAGATTAAATAGAGACCTACAAAGTCTCATAATTG is a genomic window of Nicotiana tabacum cultivar K326 chromosome 16, ASM71507v2, whole genome shotgun sequence containing:
- the LOC107786052 gene encoding LOW QUALITY PROTEIN: F-box/FBD/LRR-repeat protein At1g13570 (The sequence of the model RefSeq protein was modified relative to this genomic sequence to represent the inferred CDS: inserted 2 bases in 1 codon; substituted 1 base at 1 genomic stop codon); the encoded protein is MELNDSERVDVEKDREDRISALPKNVIDGILELLPVEDVARTSILSKNXRYIWVILPNLVLNKLFCYKLVARSQYVFKDTVDKILLQHSGDIVKFVLAFSAIVLXPDIDRWMIYVTRNGVKELTLNMSNNTTYNLPFYIFNCPTLTQLELLNCVFKPPTYFLGFPNLVTLRLEKITFVPTIEFCVINAPLLVKLTLMYYNGTKYLNIVSSLLNSLVVRQSYYDIELSCFMNCKILTALYLVTSNPISADRSKLEKLLLSLPILEVLILSSSFLELLSAGTVPQGLPFTLNCLWHLKLGVNFSQMGQISYSLELIKSSPNLSKLEIWVNATSDTVEAVSEYLDTPGCLDQPLNKLKYVVIHFFKGSKTELLFVKLLFTRCPSLISMSIKQAKASGTKEERNIVIKLAHHPRASPKAELLYGPRSD